In Rubrivirga marina, the following are encoded in one genomic region:
- a CDS encoding PIG-L deacetylase family protein translates to MFGLDPALGRDEPLRLLLLGAHADDVEIGAGGTVLRLLDERPQTEVTYVVFSGRADRAAETRAAAAALLAGAARADVHVLAYRDGYFPFEAADIKGFAQATLEGVRPHLVLTHRRDDAHQDHRVIADLAWQTFRGAAIAQYEIPKWDGDLDRPNAYVALDDDVMMRKLSILEQHFPSQQAKGWYDAETFQGLARIRGVEAGVRYAEAFHCAKLVW, encoded by the coding sequence GTGTTCGGCCTCGACCCCGCTCTCGGCCGCGACGAGCCGCTCCGCCTCCTCCTCCTCGGCGCCCACGCCGACGACGTCGAGATCGGGGCGGGGGGGACCGTCCTCCGCCTGTTGGATGAGCGGCCGCAGACCGAGGTGACGTACGTCGTGTTTTCGGGACGTGCGGACCGCGCCGCCGAGACCCGCGCCGCGGCCGCCGCGCTCCTGGCCGGCGCCGCCCGCGCCGACGTTCACGTGCTCGCCTATCGGGACGGCTACTTCCCGTTCGAGGCCGCTGACATCAAGGGGTTCGCTCAGGCGACGCTCGAAGGCGTCCGCCCGCACCTCGTGCTTACGCACCGCCGCGACGACGCGCACCAGGACCACCGCGTGATCGCGGACCTCGCGTGGCAGACGTTCCGCGGAGCCGCCATCGCCCAGTACGAGATCCCGAAGTGGGACGGCGACCTCGACCGGCCCAACGCCTACGTCGCCCTCGACGACGACGTGATGATGCGGAAGCTGTCGATCCTCGAACAGCATTTTCCGAGCCAGCAGGCGAAGGGCTGGTACGACGCCGAGACGTTCCAGGGGCTCGCGCGCATCCGGGGCGTTGAGGCCGGCGTGCGGTACGCCGAGGCGTTCCACTGCGCCAAGCTCGTCTGGTGA
- a CDS encoding SIMPL domain-containing protein translates to MRALFAALVLLAASAASAQTVEFDLDANTVTVVGSATVTAPPDRAVIRLGVQTRAETAAGALRQHEDDMARVLTQVRSFGIADRQITIEGLNLGENYGPNGPDGYQAFRIVAVETDSLAVVPELVASVVEVGANRLDGLIYTIRESGPYQDRALDEAMARARTKAQRLATAAGRTLGDVQAIVEQGAPMVQPYYRGMGGYDEVVVEEAAANPAAYSAGSSQVRATVVVRFALRP, encoded by the coding sequence ATGCGCGCTCTCTTCGCCGCCCTCGTCCTCCTCGCGGCTTCCGCCGCCTCCGCCCAGACCGTCGAGTTCGACCTCGACGCGAACACCGTCACCGTCGTCGGGTCGGCGACCGTGACGGCGCCGCCCGATCGCGCCGTCATCCGCCTCGGCGTTCAGACCCGAGCGGAGACGGCTGCCGGGGCGCTCCGCCAGCACGAGGACGACATGGCCCGCGTGCTCACGCAGGTCCGCTCGTTCGGCATCGCGGACCGACAGATCACGATCGAGGGCCTCAACCTCGGCGAGAACTACGGGCCGAACGGCCCCGACGGCTACCAGGCCTTCCGGATCGTGGCGGTCGAGACCGACAGCCTCGCGGTCGTCCCGGAGCTGGTCGCGTCGGTCGTCGAGGTCGGCGCGAACCGGCTCGACGGACTGATCTACACGATCCGCGAGTCCGGGCCGTATCAGGACCGCGCGCTCGACGAGGCGATGGCGCGGGCCCGTACCAAGGCCCAGCGACTGGCCACGGCCGCCGGCCGGACGCTCGGCGACGTCCAGGCCATCGTCGAGCAAGGGGCCCCCATGGTGCAGCCCTACTATCGTGGGATGGGCGGCTATGACGAGGTGGTGGTCGAGGAGGCCGCGGCGAACCCGGCGGCGTACTCGGCCGGGTCGAGCCAGGTCCGGGCGACGGTCGTCGTCCGCTTCGCGCTCCGGCCGTAA
- a CDS encoding cold shock domain-containing protein produces MIKGTITQFDARRGTGFVRHHRGDHGIPFSLRHAADHDLAHGDAVEFTVRGGKAGVAAHGVRRVRATS; encoded by the coding sequence ATGATCAAGGGTACGATCACGCAGTTCGACGCCCGCCGCGGCACCGGCTTCGTCCGGCACCACCGCGGCGACCACGGCATCCCGTTCTCGCTCCGCCACGCGGCCGACCACGACCTCGCCCACGGCGACGCGGTCGAGTTCACCGTCCGCGGCGGCAAGGCCGGCGTGGCCGCCCACGGCGTCCGTCGCGTCCGCGCCACATCATAG
- a CDS encoding glucose-1-phosphate cytidylyltransferase — protein MKVVLFCGGEGMRIKEHSGPIPKPMVCVGYRPILWHLMKYYAHYGHKDFILCLGHGADHIKRYFVDYDETVSNDFVLTGGTNVELMRSDIHDWRITFVDTGLTACVGERLLAVREFLGDDEWFLANYADGVSDAPLDQMIDFAQESGRAATFLGCRPNYTSHVIQTDPTGAVTEVRHVTEIGLRINGGFFVMNRRFFDYIQPGEDILGAPSHRMAAAGQLGSYDYDGFWACMDTFKEKKLLEDIYNAGQAPWEVWGDRRATGDGVAGPARPHAEADPAGLGDGALEPPVLAGR, from the coding sequence ATGAAAGTCGTCCTGTTCTGCGGCGGCGAAGGGATGCGGATCAAGGAGCACTCGGGCCCGATCCCGAAGCCCATGGTCTGCGTCGGCTACCGGCCGATCCTCTGGCACCTCATGAAGTACTACGCCCACTACGGGCACAAGGACTTCATCCTCTGCCTCGGCCACGGCGCCGACCACATCAAGCGCTACTTCGTCGACTACGACGAGACCGTCTCGAATGACTTCGTGCTGACCGGCGGGACGAACGTCGAGCTCATGCGGTCCGACATCCACGACTGGCGGATCACGTTCGTCGACACGGGCCTGACGGCGTGCGTGGGCGAGCGGCTCCTGGCCGTCCGCGAGTTCCTTGGCGACGACGAGTGGTTCCTCGCCAACTACGCCGACGGCGTGAGCGACGCGCCGCTCGACCAGATGATCGACTTCGCGCAGGAGAGCGGGCGTGCGGCGACGTTCCTCGGCTGCCGGCCGAACTACACGAGCCACGTCATCCAGACCGACCCGACGGGCGCCGTCACGGAGGTCCGCCACGTGACGGAGATCGGCCTCCGCATCAACGGCGGCTTCTTCGTCATGAACCGGCGGTTCTTCGACTACATCCAGCCGGGCGAGGACATCCTCGGTGCGCCGTCGCACCGGATGGCCGCTGCCGGCCAGCTCGGCTCGTACGACTACGACGGGTTCTGGGCGTGCATGGACACGTTCAAGGAGAAGAAGCTCCTCGAGGACATCTACAACGCCGGCCAGGCGCCCTGGGAGGTCTGGGGCGACCGCCGCGCGACGGGCGACGGCGTCGCCGGCCCGGCCCGGCCCCACGCCGAGGCGGACCCCGCCGGCCTCGGCGACGGCGCGCTCGAGCCGCCGGTCCTCGCCGGCCGCTAG
- a CDS encoding nucleoside deaminase — translation MADLSSTDAAYLREAIAWAQKGVDAGGSAFGAVIVRTHDADGEPLAEPERVVAVHNVVLQTTDITAHAEVHALREACRALGTIDLGGCTLYSSCEPCPMCFSAIHWANVDRIVYGATIADADRCGFRELPISNRDMKRLGGAPVEVDGPHLRDEAVAVFDAFVERGGTTY, via the coding sequence ATGGCCGACCTCTCCTCGACAGACGCCGCCTACCTCCGTGAAGCCATCGCGTGGGCCCAGAAGGGCGTGGACGCCGGGGGCAGCGCGTTCGGCGCCGTCATCGTCCGGACGCACGACGCCGACGGCGAGCCGCTGGCGGAGCCCGAGCGCGTCGTCGCGGTCCACAACGTGGTGCTCCAGACGACCGACATCACGGCGCACGCGGAGGTCCACGCGCTCCGCGAGGCGTGCCGCGCGCTCGGCACCATCGACCTCGGCGGGTGCACGCTGTACTCGTCGTGCGAGCCGTGCCCGATGTGCTTCAGCGCGATCCACTGGGCCAACGTTGACCGGATCGTCTACGGCGCCACGATCGCCGACGCCGACCGCTGTGGGTTCCGCGAGTTGCCGATCTCGAACCGTGACATGAAGCGCCTCGGCGGCGCGCCGGTCGAGGTCGACGGCCCGCACCTCCGCGACGAGGCCGTCGCCGTGTTCGATGCGTTCGTGGAGCGCGGCGGGACGACGTACTAG
- a CDS encoding right-handed parallel beta-helix repeat-containing protein: MTADDPGASAALAASGAALAVSVLVMGASWLALAVAGCEPEPASAAVRADWDDVRAATCDAGEWPVEGGCQPAETAFAAPGGTTYHVDGSNSHADDRNPGTAERPWRTISRAARAGALRPGDVVLIRGGVYRESIRPQSGGTGPDARVTYAAVPGERVVVTGADRADDGWVRQSDGSWRRPWTGDALLTYTDDPTFRREVLVAGGVVLRPVGSRAELMPGRFWREGSDEAPRALVARFPGDRSPEAAGPVEVGTRTVLFAPLGADPYAECGSVGTPGWIRVVGITFRHATNRAQWGALCAGSVGGLVEDVRVEWTNGLGVDVSGARHTFRRSRADLNGQMGWGGGCRGCLIEESAAVGNNWKGHDPFWEAGGGKWVRTTDTVIRRHYAAHNGGPGIWLDGDNHRNTVEGSLLVGNDMAGLMLELHTTETLAQHNVIAETQWRDWSGTGILSQAASRNALVHNTVVENGGSGIWLRLDPDRRAPDGHNAVFGNWVVGNATAGEEAREMSVEGLSPADVRTTRFEGNAYGRLGRDLFRSTFYAYPAPPSEAGFRGDDLATWQRLVGGDREARLVAPGERLRVASPASVDAGAPGTAVTPYAWAGADPARVRAGGDWRGAPPRPVWPR; encoded by the coding sequence GTGACGGCCGACGACCCCGGCGCCTCGGCCGCCCTTGCCGCCTCGGGGGCCGCGCTCGCGGTCTCCGTCCTCGTCATGGGCGCGTCGTGGCTCGCGCTGGCCGTCGCCGGCTGCGAGCCCGAGCCCGCCTCGGCCGCCGTCCGGGCCGACTGGGACGACGTCCGGGCGGCCACATGCGACGCCGGCGAGTGGCCGGTCGAGGGGGGCTGCCAGCCCGCCGAGACGGCGTTCGCAGCGCCGGGCGGCACGACGTACCACGTCGACGGCTCCAACTCGCACGCCGACGACCGCAACCCGGGTACGGCCGAGAGACCGTGGCGGACGATCTCGCGCGCGGCCCGCGCCGGCGCGCTCCGTCCGGGCGACGTCGTCCTCATCCGCGGCGGCGTGTACCGCGAGTCGATCCGCCCGCAGTCCGGCGGCACCGGCCCCGACGCCCGCGTGACCTACGCAGCCGTGCCCGGCGAGCGCGTCGTCGTCACCGGCGCCGACCGTGCGGACGACGGCTGGGTCCGTCAGAGCGACGGCAGCTGGCGCCGGCCGTGGACGGGCGACGCGCTCCTCACCTACACCGACGACCCGACGTTCCGTCGCGAGGTGCTTGTCGCCGGAGGCGTCGTCCTCCGTCCCGTCGGGAGCCGCGCGGAGTTGATGCCGGGCCGGTTCTGGCGCGAGGGCTCGGACGAGGCACCGCGCGCGCTCGTCGCCCGCTTCCCCGGCGACCGGTCGCCCGAGGCGGCCGGACCCGTCGAGGTCGGGACCCGGACCGTGCTGTTCGCGCCGCTCGGCGCCGACCCGTACGCCGAGTGCGGGAGCGTGGGGACGCCAGGATGGATTCGCGTCGTGGGGATCACCTTCCGCCACGCGACGAACCGGGCGCAGTGGGGCGCGCTCTGCGCAGGCAGCGTCGGCGGGCTCGTCGAGGACGTCCGCGTCGAGTGGACGAACGGGCTCGGGGTCGACGTCTCGGGCGCGCGGCACACGTTCCGCCGCTCCCGGGCCGACCTCAACGGGCAGATGGGGTGGGGCGGCGGCTGCCGCGGCTGCCTCATCGAGGAGAGCGCGGCCGTCGGCAACAACTGGAAGGGACACGACCCGTTCTGGGAGGCCGGCGGCGGGAAGTGGGTCCGCACCACGGACACGGTCATCCGGCGCCACTACGCCGCCCACAACGGCGGGCCCGGCATCTGGCTCGACGGCGACAACCACCGCAACACGGTCGAGGGCAGCCTGCTGGTCGGCAACGACATGGCGGGGCTGATGCTGGAGCTCCACACGACCGAGACGCTCGCGCAACACAACGTGATCGCGGAGACCCAGTGGCGCGACTGGAGCGGGACGGGGATCCTCTCGCAGGCCGCGAGCCGCAACGCGCTCGTCCACAACACGGTCGTCGAGAATGGCGGGAGCGGGATCTGGCTCCGTCTCGACCCCGACCGGCGCGCGCCCGACGGCCACAACGCCGTCTTCGGCAACTGGGTCGTGGGCAACGCGACGGCCGGCGAGGAGGCCCGCGAGATGTCGGTCGAGGGCCTCAGCCCCGCCGACGTCCGGACGACGCGGTTCGAGGGGAACGCCTACGGCCGCCTCGGCCGCGACCTGTTCCGCTCAACGTTCTACGCCTACCCGGCCCCGCCGTCGGAGGCCGGCTTCCGCGGCGACGACCTCGCGACGTGGCAGCGGCTCGTCGGCGGTGACCGCGAGGCACGGCTGGTCGCGCCGGGCGAACGGCTCCGTGTGGCTTCGCCCGCCTCGGTCGATGCGGGGGCACCCGGCACGGCCGTGACGCCCTACGCATGGGCCGGGGCCGATCCGGCCCGTGTTCGCGCCGGCGGCGACTGGCGGGGCGCGCCGCCCCGGCCCGTTTGGCCGCGTTGA
- a CDS encoding glutamate-1-semialdehyde 2,1-aminomutase — protein MTDPDFGRFAQSRDHQRHAHCLIPGGAHTYAKGDDQMPEWMPVVIDRGKGSHVWDIDGNRFIEYGQGLRAVTLGHAEPRVNRAATEWIARGANFTRPARVELEAAEAFLDLVGADCVKFTKDGSSATTAAVKVARAATGRDVVAICEDHPFLSQDDWFIGTTPMDAGIPDAVKRLTVGFPYGDLGALVEVLDTHRPACVVMEAVRDESDPGEYIRACIAACRERGVVFVLDEMITGFRWSERGVQGLFELDPDLSTFGKALANGFSVSALAGRRDLLEAGGLDTDRDRLFLLSATHGAETHALAAAIEAMRIARDEDVAGQLMRQGARLREAVREVTEAAGLGAFVGTAGRDCNLVFSTRDLDGHASQLFRTLFLQELTRRGVLAPSFVITTAHTDDVIDQTAEAVAGALEVYGRALDAGSVDGFLLGRPVQPVFRKKAGTVWTSVSRPSGDGAVSEAPRIRTTPHA, from the coding sequence ATGACGGACCCCGACTTCGGCCGCTTCGCCCAGAGCCGCGACCACCAGCGGCACGCGCACTGCCTGATTCCGGGCGGCGCCCACACCTACGCCAAGGGCGACGACCAGATGCCCGAGTGGATGCCGGTCGTGATCGACCGCGGCAAGGGCTCCCACGTCTGGGACATCGATGGCAACCGCTTTATCGAGTACGGGCAGGGGCTCCGGGCCGTCACGCTCGGCCACGCCGAGCCGCGCGTCAACCGCGCCGCCACGGAGTGGATCGCGCGCGGGGCCAACTTTACCCGGCCCGCCCGCGTCGAACTGGAGGCCGCCGAGGCGTTTCTCGACCTCGTCGGCGCCGACTGCGTCAAGTTCACCAAGGACGGCTCGTCGGCGACGACGGCGGCGGTCAAGGTGGCGCGCGCGGCGACCGGGCGCGACGTCGTCGCCATCTGTGAGGATCACCCGTTCCTGTCGCAGGACGACTGGTTCATCGGCACGACGCCGATGGACGCCGGCATCCCGGACGCCGTCAAGCGGCTGACGGTCGGCTTCCCGTACGGCGACCTCGGCGCGCTCGTGGAGGTTCTCGACACACACCGGCCGGCGTGCGTCGTGATGGAGGCTGTCCGCGACGAGAGCGACCCTGGCGAGTACATCCGGGCCTGCATCGCGGCGTGCCGGGAGCGCGGCGTCGTGTTCGTGCTCGACGAGATGATCACCGGCTTCCGCTGGTCAGAGCGCGGCGTGCAGGGGCTGTTCGAGCTCGACCCGGACCTCAGCACGTTCGGCAAGGCGCTCGCCAACGGGTTCTCCGTTTCCGCGCTGGCGGGGCGGCGTGACCTGCTGGAGGCCGGCGGGCTCGACACCGACAGGGACAGGCTCTTTCTCCTCTCGGCCACGCACGGCGCCGAGACGCACGCGCTCGCAGCGGCCATTGAGGCGATGCGGATCGCGCGCGACGAAGACGTGGCCGGCCAACTCATGCGCCAGGGCGCGCGGCTGCGCGAGGCAGTCCGCGAGGTCACCGAGGCGGCCGGCCTCGGGGCGTTCGTCGGGACGGCCGGGCGCGACTGCAACCTCGTCTTTTCCACCCGCGACCTCGACGGGCACGCCTCGCAGCTCTTCCGGACGCTGTTCCTCCAGGAGCTCACGCGGCGCGGCGTCCTCGCCCCGTCGTTCGTCATCACGACGGCCCATACCGACGACGTGATCGACCAGACGGCCGAGGCGGTGGCCGGCGCGCTGGAGGTCTACGGCCGCGCGCTCGACGCGGGGTCGGTCGACGGATTCCTGCTCGGCCGGCCGGTTCAGCCCGTCTTCCGGAAAAAAGCCGGGACGGTCTGGACGTCTGTCTCGCGTCCGAGCGGCGACGGCGCCGTTTCTGAAGCGCCCCGGATCCGAACGACCCCCCACGCGTGA
- a CDS encoding DUF4910 domain-containing protein has protein sequence MPIVAPQTSSPDPVEVDALGARLHGLVAEILPHRRCITGDGLRQTLLALGQRVPLRISEVPSGTRVLDWTIPKEWRVREAYLAREDGTRIVDWADSPLHLVQYSVAARDRMPLWALRAHLHTLPDHPDLVPYRTSYYAPTWGFCLSQRSLDRLAEEIGEGGEVEVVVDAEQVDGSLTYGEVLVPGQTEEEILLSAHACHPALANDNASSLAVATALARRLIDGPTLRHTVRFLFAPGTVGALAWLDRAHAHLGQIRHGLVLANLGDTGGFTYKRSRRGTLDQLLPVDRAVEVALRDLGHGLEVRPFTPTGYDERQFGSPGFDLPVGRLTRTPHGEYPEYHTSGDDLSLVRPEALAASLEALETIVRTLDGDGVYRNAQPYGEPQLGRRGLYASLGGLPNGPEAQQAALWVLNLSDGQHSLLDVAERSGLPFAAVRAAADRLAEADLLTDETPRPTAPVGDGATLSADDLVTDFRSP, from the coding sequence TTGCCCATCGTCGCCCCCCAAACATCGTCTCCAGATCCGGTCGAGGTCGATGCCCTCGGTGCTCGACTGCATGGGCTCGTCGCCGAGATCCTGCCCCATCGTCGGTGCATCACAGGCGACGGGCTCCGCCAGACGCTCCTCGCACTCGGACAGCGCGTCCCGCTCCGGATCTCCGAGGTCCCGTCGGGCACGCGCGTCCTCGACTGGACGATCCCCAAGGAGTGGCGCGTCCGCGAGGCCTACCTCGCCCGGGAGGACGGGACGCGCATCGTGGACTGGGCCGACAGCCCGCTCCACCTCGTCCAGTACAGCGTGGCCGCGCGCGATCGGATGCCGCTGTGGGCGCTCCGGGCGCACCTCCACACGCTGCCCGACCACCCCGACCTCGTCCCGTACCGCACGTCGTACTACGCGCCGACGTGGGGCTTCTGTCTGTCGCAACGCTCGCTCGACCGGCTCGCGGAGGAGATCGGCGAAGGCGGTGAGGTCGAGGTCGTCGTCGATGCCGAGCAGGTCGACGGGAGCTTGACGTACGGCGAGGTGCTCGTCCCAGGGCAGACGGAAGAGGAGATCCTGCTCTCGGCGCACGCCTGCCACCCGGCCCTCGCCAACGACAACGCGTCGTCGCTGGCCGTCGCGACGGCCCTCGCGCGGCGCCTGATCGACGGACCGACGCTCCGTCACACCGTTCGTTTCCTGTTCGCGCCGGGGACCGTCGGAGCGCTCGCGTGGCTCGACCGCGCCCACGCCCACCTCGGGCAGATCCGGCACGGCCTCGTCCTCGCGAACCTCGGCGACACCGGCGGCTTCACCTACAAGCGCTCGCGGCGCGGGACGCTGGACCAGCTGCTGCCGGTCGACCGCGCCGTCGAGGTCGCCCTCCGCGACCTCGGCCACGGCCTCGAGGTCCGCCCGTTCACGCCGACGGGCTACGACGAGCGCCAGTTCGGGAGCCCGGGCTTCGACCTGCCCGTCGGCCGCCTTACGCGGACGCCGCACGGGGAGTACCCCGAGTACCACACGTCCGGCGACGACCTGAGCCTCGTCCGTCCCGAGGCGCTGGCGGCGTCGCTGGAGGCGCTGGAGACGATCGTCCGGACGCTCGACGGCGACGGCGTGTACCGCAACGCGCAGCCGTACGGCGAGCCGCAGCTCGGCCGGCGCGGGCTCTACGCCAGCCTCGGCGGGCTCCCCAACGGTCCCGAGGCGCAGCAGGCCGCGCTCTGGGTCCTCAATCTTTCGGATGGCCAGCACTCGCTCCTCGACGTCGCCGAGCGGAGCGGGCTCCCGTTCGCCGCCGTCCGCGCCGCCGCCGACCGCCTCGCCGAGGCGGACCTCCTCACGGACGAGACGCCCCGCCCGACCGCACCCGTCGGCGACGGCGCGACGCTCTCAGCCGACGACCTCGTCACGGATTTTCGGAGCCCATGA
- a CDS encoding asparagine--tRNA ligase — MTEPFVRVEALPDHVGETVTVNGWLYNARGSKGLRFLELRDGSGIVQVVVNEEQVGAEAFEAASSLTQESAFRVVGEVKADDRQRGGVEVQAASVEVIALAEPYPITPKDHGVEFLMDRRHLWLRSQRQWAAMRVRNRIITAIHAYFQGEGFIQMDAPILTGNAVEGTSTLFELDYFGEPAYLTQSGQLHGEAMAMAHGKIYTFGPTFRAEKSRTRRHLTEFWMIEPEMAFYDLAMNMEVAEELLVAILRAVTADCRDELETLGRDVGKLEAAMQTPFPRLSYSEAVDLLTGDATQTMLDAEQEGLEDEKHALEEERDRNRAAYGQAKKGEKRRIDAREIEINVRLDEIAEGLRNIPTWKASARDFEWGSDFGASDETVLTRHFQTPVIVHRYPAAVKAFYMKRDPEDDRLALGMDVLAPEGYGEIVGGGERATDLQFLRDQVEAHGLPESAFDWYFDLRKYGSVPHAGFGLGLERTVAYVCGLPHVRETGPFPRLLGRLHP; from the coding sequence ATGACCGAGCCGTTCGTCCGCGTCGAAGCCCTGCCCGACCACGTCGGGGAGACCGTCACCGTCAACGGGTGGCTGTACAACGCGCGCGGCTCGAAGGGGCTGCGGTTCCTCGAGCTCCGCGACGGGTCTGGCATCGTGCAGGTCGTCGTCAACGAGGAGCAGGTCGGAGCGGAGGCGTTCGAGGCCGCGTCGTCGCTGACGCAGGAAAGCGCGTTCCGCGTCGTCGGCGAGGTGAAGGCCGACGACCGCCAGCGGGGCGGCGTCGAGGTCCAGGCCGCGTCCGTCGAGGTGATCGCGCTCGCCGAGCCGTACCCGATCACGCCGAAGGACCACGGCGTCGAGTTCCTGATGGACCGTCGGCACCTCTGGCTCCGCAGCCAGCGCCAGTGGGCCGCCATGCGCGTCCGCAACCGGATCATCACGGCCATCCACGCCTATTTCCAGGGCGAGGGGTTCATCCAGATGGACGCCCCGATCCTGACGGGCAACGCCGTCGAGGGCACGTCGACGCTGTTCGAGCTCGACTACTTCGGCGAGCCGGCCTACCTCACGCAGTCGGGCCAGCTCCACGGCGAGGCCATGGCGATGGCCCACGGCAAGATCTACACCTTCGGGCCGACGTTCCGCGCCGAGAAGTCCCGCACGCGGCGGCACCTCACGGAGTTCTGGATGATCGAGCCCGAGATGGCGTTCTACGACCTCGCCATGAACATGGAGGTCGCCGAAGAGCTGCTCGTCGCCATCCTCCGGGCCGTGACCGCCGACTGCCGCGACGAGCTCGAGACGCTCGGCCGCGACGTCGGCAAGCTGGAGGCCGCGATGCAGACGCCGTTCCCGCGCCTCAGCTACTCCGAGGCCGTCGACCTCCTCACCGGCGACGCGACGCAGACCATGCTCGACGCGGAGCAGGAGGGTCTGGAGGACGAGAAGCACGCGCTCGAGGAAGAGCGCGACCGGAACCGCGCGGCCTACGGGCAGGCCAAGAAGGGCGAGAAGCGGCGGATCGACGCGCGCGAGATCGAGATCAATGTCCGCCTCGACGAGATCGCCGAGGGCCTCCGCAACATCCCGACGTGGAAGGCCAGCGCCCGCGACTTCGAGTGGGGGAGCGACTTCGGCGCCTCCGACGAGACGGTCCTCACGCGCCACTTCCAAACCCCGGTCATCGTCCACCGCTACCCGGCGGCCGTCAAGGCGTTCTACATGAAGCGCGACCCCGAGGACGACCGCCTCGCGCTCGGCATGGACGTCCTCGCGCCCGAGGGCTACGGCGAGATCGTCGGCGGCGGCGAGCGGGCGACGGACCTCCAGTTCCTCCGCGACCAGGTCGAGGCGCACGGGCTGCCTGAGAGCGCCTTCGACTGGTACTTCGACCTCCGGAAGTACGGGAGCGTGCCGCACGCCGGCTTCGGCCTCGGGCTGGAGCGGACTGTCGCCTACGTGTGCGGGCTCCCCCACGTCCGCGAGACCGGGCCGTTCCCGCGCCTCCTCGGCCGGCTCCACCCGTAG
- a CDS encoding nitroreductase family protein, giving the protein MDRASPTVPYSVEPLTEAESIERAEAFFDTMDARRSVRDFSDRPVPRALVERAIATASTAPSGAHMQPWTFVAVSDAETKGRIREAAEAEERESYGGRMSDEWLEALAPLGTDWRKPFLETAPWLVVLFAQRWGRRPDGAKRKHYYVQESCGIAAGLFIAALHHVGLATLTHTPSPMRFLGEILERPDGEAPFILFPVGYPAEGARVPDLKRKPMSEVAVWR; this is encoded by the coding sequence GTGGACAGGGCATCCCCGACCGTCCCGTACTCCGTCGAGCCGCTCACCGAGGCGGAGTCGATCGAGCGGGCGGAGGCGTTCTTCGACACGATGGACGCCCGCCGCTCCGTCCGCGACTTCTCGGACCGCCCGGTCCCGCGCGCGCTCGTCGAGCGGGCCATCGCAACGGCCAGCACGGCGCCGAGCGGGGCGCACATGCAGCCGTGGACCTTCGTGGCCGTCTCCGACGCCGAGACGAAGGGCCGCATCCGCGAGGCGGCCGAGGCGGAAGAGCGCGAGAGCTACGGCGGCCGGATGTCGGACGAGTGGCTCGAGGCGCTGGCGCCGCTCGGGACCGATTGGCGCAAGCCGTTCCTCGAGACGGCGCCGTGGCTGGTCGTCCTGTTCGCCCAGCGGTGGGGCCGCCGCCCCGACGGCGCGAAGCGGAAGCACTACTACGTGCAGGAGAGCTGCGGCATCGCCGCGGGGCTGTTCATCGCCGCGCTCCACCACGTCGGGCTGGCGACGCTCACGCACACGCCGTCGCCGATGCGCTTCCTGGGCGAGATCCTGGAGCGCCCCGACGGGGAGGCGCCGTTCATCCTGTTCCCGGTCGGCTACCCGGCGGAGGGAGCGAGGGTGCCCGACCTGAAGAGGAAGCCCATGAGCGAGGTCGCCGTCTGGCGCTGA